GTCTCTTGCTCTCCTTGAGCCCCTTGAGCCTTGACAGTGCCATACTGCGCCCCGTGAAGAAGCGCATCCTGCTGCTGGCGGGCGGACAGTCCGGGGAACACGAGGTCAGCCTGATGAGTGCCCGCAGCGTTCTGAGTGCCCTGCCGCGTGATCAATTCGACGTCACCCCCGTGGTGATCAGTCCTCAGGGCCGCTGGCTGCCCCCCACCGACACGCAGCGGGCACTGGAGACCGGTCAGGCCCAGCGCGGCGGCGACCTCGTGCTGCACCGCGCCGCGAGCGCCGAGGGCTACGACGTGGTCTTCCCGCTGCTGCACGGCCCGATGGGCGAGGACGGCACTATCCAGGGCCTGCTCACTCTGGCAGGCATTCCCTTTGTGGGCTCGGGTGTGCTGGGCTCGGCCGTCAGCATGGACAAGGTGATGACCAAGCAGGTGCTCGCCTCGGCGGGACTGCCGCAGGTCGGGTGGCGCCTCGCCGTGCGCCGCGAGTGGCAGGACCGCCCGCAGGAGGTGTGTGCCCGCGCGCAGGAGCTGGGCTACCCCCTCTTCGTGAAGCCCGCCAACCTGGGCTCCAGCGTGGGGATCAGCAAGGTGAACCACCCCGACGAGCTGACGCGGGCGCTCGACCTCGCCTTCAGCCTCGACCGCCGGGTGATCCTGGAGGCGATGACTCCTCACCGGCCCCGCGAGGTCGAGGTGGGTATCCTGGGCAACGATGCGCCCATCGCCAGCCCGGTCGGCGAGCTGCGCTTTGACGCCGAGTTCTACGACTACGAGACGAAATACACCGAGGGCCGCGCGGTCATGCACATCCCCGCGCCCCTGCCGGGTGAGGTGGCCGAGCGGGTACGGACATTGGCCCTCACGGCCTTCCGGGCGCTCGACTGCGCCGGGCTGGCCCGGGTGGATTTCTTCTACGTGGAGGAGACGGGCGACCTCTTCCTGAACGAGGTGAACACCATGCCCGGCTTCACCACGACGTCCATGTACCCCAAGCTGTTCGAGGCGGCGGGCCTGAGCTACGGCGAACTCGTGACCCGGCTGGTGGAGCTGGCCCTGGAAAGGCGGTAGCCCGGCCAATGTACCCTGCCTTACAGCCGGGTAGGTGAATTAGCGAGTATCTCCTCACTTATGGCCCGCCCCCGCTCCATCACCGATGAGCAGATCGTGGCGGCGGCCCGGGAGGCGTTTCTGGAGCAGGGGTTTTCCGCCACGACCCTGGAGATCGCCCGGCGCGCGGGAGTCTCGGAGGGCACCCTGTTCAAACGCTTCGCCACCAAGGAGGATCTGTTCGAGGAGACGGTGGGCCTGCGCGACTCTGCCGGGTGGCGCGAGGAGTTGCGCGGCCTGGTCGGCACGGGCGACGTGCGGCGCAATCTGGAGCGGTCGGCCCTGCGCTTTCTCGAGACCGCCGAGCGGATCGTGCCCACCCTGATGCTGATCTTCTCGCGCGGGCAT
This region of Deinococcus apachensis DSM 19763 genomic DNA includes:
- a CDS encoding TetR/AcrR family transcriptional regulator, which gives rise to MARPRSITDEQIVAAAREAFLEQGFSATTLEIARRAGVSEGTLFKRFATKEDLFEETVGLRDSAGWREELRGLVGTGDVRRNLERSALRFLETAERIVPTLMLIFSRGHAPAHNPMLERLGNPIRHDADALASYLRAEVALGRVRPVDADVTALTLMGTLTHYVHRELMTPEPGREPLDSGRFVRGLLDVLWPGLEP
- a CDS encoding D-alanine--D-alanine ligase family protein, coding for MKKRILLLAGGQSGEHEVSLMSARSVLSALPRDQFDVTPVVISPQGRWLPPTDTQRALETGQAQRGGDLVLHRAASAEGYDVVFPLLHGPMGEDGTIQGLLTLAGIPFVGSGVLGSAVSMDKVMTKQVLASAGLPQVGWRLAVRREWQDRPQEVCARAQELGYPLFVKPANLGSSVGISKVNHPDELTRALDLAFSLDRRVILEAMTPHRPREVEVGILGNDAPIASPVGELRFDAEFYDYETKYTEGRAVMHIPAPLPGEVAERVRTLALTAFRALDCAGLARVDFFYVEETGDLFLNEVNTMPGFTTTSMYPKLFEAAGLSYGELVTRLVELALERR